GAACAGGGACAAAGCTGACAACACGGAAGCCTGGACAAGGCTGATAAAGTGAAGAAGTTAATGTCACCCCCAGATTTATCTGACCAGACAATTCAGCCCTATTTGGACAGCTAGTACAAAATGTCTGTTCTGAAGGACTTCAGCAATGCAAAGGTTTCCATCAAGGAAACCTTTATCAGACAACAAGgaaaaacatgaacaaaatgTCTAGAGGAATGTTAACAAAGGAACTATGATGAAGCTGGCCCTACAGTCATTCAGTTATTGGTTTTGAATGAAAACCCAATCCTGCCTCTGAAGGAATCTAAGCAAACATATAAATCAGATCAGTATTAGCTGACAAGAAGCCGAGGAAGAAACCATTGCTCCGGCGGTCAGCAAGGTGAAGAATGGCATTTGTACCATGGTATTTAGAGTTGTTGTGGCTGCTTTGAGGAACAATATCACACAGGCTTGCAAAGCAGTCAGATGTATTGGCTTTTTTGCAGAACAACTTCACTTTCAATCAATGTACATATTACATAGTTTTACAGATGAAAATCACCTTTCATTACTAGAAAGTAGACACTGTTTTGATATCAAACACACTCGCCACCTGATTTTGCTAAGAACTCACCCCAGacaataaaaaacccaaatcccaaATAAAATCTATAATACAAAACAACATTCATGTCAATGCCAAATGTTAACTGTCCCAGCGAACATAAAATCAAGATCTTAATTCAGATCCTCTCAGAATTGAGTCATGTATTCATATATAGAGTCCACTCCCAATCTGGGAAATCTCAGTAAGTCTGCTGCCCTTTGAAATCCAAGTCccatttttaaaggaatgttCAACCCTTGcatgcatacatacacacagacacaaagatACACACTTGTACAAACATAACCTTCTCTCCCTTAGCAAGAGCTAAATGTTGGGTAACTATTAATGCCTTCTGTGCATTTTTTATCTACTGTCTTTGTAAGAATGAGGTTGAAATTTCTTTACTTCTCAGGTCTGTatgctttaaacaaaaagaggaaagaagaactACATTACAAAGACAGAGAATTACACTCATCTCAGGCATATGATTTTTCCCAGTGATTTACAAGGGCAATATTATTTACATTTGTGACTCAGCAGAATCTGCAGGAAGAGTTATCCTTTCTCCATGTTGGGTTTACTCAAGGAACCCCGTGAGCCCATTCTGTGCTTTCACAGACCATGTTTCTTTAAGGCACTGCATGTGGATGATGACTTCAGACAGAAGTGCAAGACCCCTTCACTGGATTGTgcatttctccctctcccttgaCTGACCTTCCCTGAGAACTTTTGATTTGATATACTTCAGGTCACTGTTGACGCTTGGCCGACGAGCAAAAGGAGAAATCATGCCATAGGCATCCATGTCCTTGACTCGGCGCATCCGGAAGGATTTTTGTTGGAAGGTGTCACCATACTGGATGGAGATTTTCCTGTGGAGGGCAGGGCTCATCTCATGAGGTAGCTTGGCCATGCTGAAGAGGACATAGAACATCTCATCCACATTGGTATTCTTCTTGGCTGAAACTTCAAAGTAAGCACAGTTTTCGTCACTGGAGACAAGGTTCTCACCTTCATCTGAGCGTACCTTGCGGCATATTTCACTGTGGTCGTTTTTGTTGCCGCAGATCACCATAGGTAGGTCAGCTGATTCCTTGGTCTTGTTCTTCAGGCAGGATTTGACCTCAAGGATCTGTTTCTGGAGCCTCTTGACCTCATCAAAGGATTCTCGGTTGTCCAAGCTGAATACCAGGATGAAAACATCCcctgtaattaaaaaatgatACTGTAAAGGCTTGTTGGTCACAGCTGATTTTAACAAATCAATAGGTTTATTTGCCATCTCCTTTCCATAGATTTTATTAGTTCTATTCAATCTATTCACTCAGTTGTACTTAAATTCAAATTCTTCTGATTCAACTCCTCACACCTTTCTGTAGTGCTATGGATGAGACCTGGGTCTATGATGTTACTTCAGCCGTATCTGACTGTGTGTTCCTAGGTTGCACTGGACTTGCAAATGATCATCTGTTTTACTCTCTTTTGTAAACATGTTTCTATCTCAGCtcttttgtgttgcttttcttttttctttttttttttcctttttatttgtatttctgtgtaaAACACAGCCTGTTCTGACACGAGGAAGAGTGGAGAGCTAGTAGCCACTCAGCCCTGGCATTTTTGATTACACAATACGCAAAGCAACACCTCAACTCAAGATTTACAGCTAGTCAGTTCTGAACACCTAATTCAGGAATTAAAGGTTTCCCAATGTGCAGTACATTGCTGTCATTTCATTTGCTCAAGAGAAACAGACCAtggaaaaaagtaaatacataAATGACACAGATCCCCCAGCATTTCCTTTTGACATTTCCTGAATTACAATTCCTTTTGCAAGcataaaataatgcaaatcATTGCTCGTTGAATGACATTCATGTGGAACGTGCTAAGAGAGCTTTCAGGGGCAAAAGCTTAAAACCACATACGAGAAACAGGCCCTAGGACTTCACTGAATGTGGATGCTAGCCAGGTCAGATGTGAACATCATGTTTCACTGGCCATTTAGAAGGGTAGGTAGCAAATCCAGAAAATAGGTTCACTGTGGCTGAATATATCTTCACTACCACTTTCACAGTTAGAGAATACATTTTAGCTCACAACAGCGAAtgcttgcaatgaaagcatATAAAATGAGCtcaacattttccctttttcttctttaaataatttGATTAACCATAGACTAAGGAGAAAGGGTAAAAGTAGAATGGTCCTTTTATTGGAATATCGAATCAAGGCATTCAGGCtggaaattttaagaaaaaaaaaaccattgaGATTTTCTTAGTTTGAATTCCCAGCCCGTgcattttacatttgtttttcacTGCTTGTGTCTTATAATTACATGCTTATTTTGTCCCTTGCTGCTGTTTATACCCACAAGATTTTATTCAGCCATTCACTTGTGAGTGCACTAAAAAATACAGATCGGGAGTGGAAGGCAGAAGGGAAATGAACTAGCAAAAAATCTCAAGTTCAGACCTTCACCCAGTGGACTTCTCTGCGGCTAATGCACTCCCAATAGTGCCTGGAGCATCCCAGACAGGAAATATCACTCTACAgatgtgcattttaaaagagaatcaAGCAACCCCTTTATCTCCCAAGAAACAGTCACTTCCAGGCTACAGTTTTCAAGTTAATATCTATCCTCATGATCTTTCACCTGTGAACTTCCCCTCCCACTTTCTCACCTGTCAGAATGGAAAGCCTCCTCATAGCAGGGAAAGGGTGATTCCCAGAGGTGTCCAGGATGTCCAGCTGATACATGTCTCCACGGATGTTGTAGACCTTACGATGAAAATCCTCAATTGTGGGAGTGTACTGGTCCTCAAACCGGCCATTAAGAAAGCGTGAAACAATGGAGCTTTTCCCCACTTTGGAGGCTCCCAGCACTACCATGCGGTATGAGTTCTTGGCTGGCACGTTCAGAGTGCAGTTTCCACCAGACATAGTCTTCATCATTGCTTGGtcctgaaagaagaaatgccAGAGTTGGAATAAAGATCAGAAACTAGATGAAGGATAGAGTAAAACAGTTCTTTACCAAAGGTTTCTCAAAGAATGCTCTGGAGCATGGTCTTGGTTAGTAGATCAATGGTTCATATAGAAAAATTTTCactggaaatgcttttttttcagtcttatttCCAGAGAGtaaggttggggtttttttttgttgtttttttttcttttcttttaaagtcatATAAATGAAGGCATTTACACTGGAAAATAGCACCATTTTGAATTGTAATTTGCTATTTAACTTAAACGTTAAGGGCTAATTTTATCAGCTGTGTTTTAACTTAGACACTAGGTTCTTTCCCACCATCTGCGTCACTTAAACATTACCAGATTTTTCAGTAGAGCTTAGTTCTCATTTAGATACATAAACACAGAGGTCAGATTTCTCAATATATTGCATCCGCTGCAGCTGTCATTATGACCTAAACCACTTAATTTGGTCGTCAAAATAGGAGCTGTGTGCAATACCCATTTTGAGATCAATGAAAagtcagaaagaaacaagaatcATTCTTGACATCCATGGAAGACAGACATCCCTGTCACTATAAATAGTTGGTCCCATACAAACTTCATTACTGATGCACAGAGTTTGAGCCACAAAACTGTACTGGCCAATGATAAATTCTAAGATCTGTGCCTTCAGTGACCTTCTAGAAACCAGATTTTGATCTTGCTGTTTGGACTGGTAATGTGGGAACTCCCTATAAACAAACTATCAGCACTGCAGCAGGTTGGCTGGCAATGGATGGAGCTGcagataaatatatttcataggAGTTTCAGTCTTTATACATACACAGCGTGTGTGTCACAGTCTCTGTGGGTGCTAGGTAcaagcaggagaaaagaaaagatgaaggaCAGACATCTTAAATAGCTGTTAAACAAGATTTCCAACCCCTTACAACTAAAATGAGTCTTGACCTTGGAGACCATATTTTGACATGGTGCTCAGAAGCAGAGAACTttgacaggaggagaaaaaaagggttGCTCAGATATTTTTCATGTACCAGTTCAAATGAATTGTGTGCTCAAAGGAAAAGTATAAACCCTGTGTGTGGAAAAGTAACTGTTAAAGCAAAAAAGGCACATTTTTGACTGAGTTTATTTTGGTTACTGGAATCTTATTAAAGCATAATCAAGTTCCTGCTGTGCTGTTTATTTAACTTAGGTGTTGTTTATTTAATATTACAATGTGAGTGCTTCATGTACACTGAAAGATCATTTCTTGGTCCAGATCTGGATTCCTATCTTTCCCTCAAGTGAATTTTGTCTCCTCAACATTTATGTAGCTGCCGCTTATCTCAGTCTAAAGCTCAAAACCTTTTACTTCGTTTAACATGCAGTAAGCACCAAAGCAACAGTGAAGATATAGTCAGTGCTAAATAAACTAAACTCTGGAATTCTGATCCAGCACCATTACAAGTGCTGTGCACTTGTAGTGCGTGTAGCCCAAGGCAACAGCAAAACACTactatttattattattgctataaTTTGCTACATGCCAATAGCATATTTAGCCCTATCTAAAGCGCAAAGGAAAATGCGATACTTTTCTTACAGTAGCTTACAGTATGAATTATATTCAGCGGGCAGGACAGCATAATATTAGAGCCAGACAGTAATGTCAGAATATAACTTTGGATGggcacacacacacgcaaaGTTGTGGTACTATCGGGATTGCTGTGGTGGGAACGACAGTAAAGAGAACACCTGGTATTTGGACTGGAATCTGTTTTATTTAGAACAGGACCCATCTCCAACAGTGCAGAAACACCAAATGCAATCTCTGAAACAACACTGCCATGTACCCTGGGTCAGCCCTTTCTTACATAGCCAGTCAATACTGTCTTGCATCCTTGGGCAGACAAATGGAGACAGAGCTGCTTTGGGATGCTTCCTTTCACCCTCTCAGGCTTTATTTAGCTGGCAGAGTAAAGCAGGGAGAtagattttatgaaaaaaactaCATACTTCTCTACAGTCCAGGttcagaatttagaaatgagtCAGCTCTTCAGACTGGGATGGACCAGTACAGCTGCATGAGTATAAGTGTTAG
This genomic window from Phaenicophaeus curvirostris isolate KB17595 chromosome 1, BPBGC_Pcur_1.0, whole genome shotgun sequence contains:
- the RASD2 gene encoding GTP-binding protein Rhes, translating into MMKTMSGGNCTLNVPAKNSYRMVVLGASKVGKSSIVSRFLNGRFEDQYTPTIEDFHRKVYNIRGDMYQLDILDTSGNHPFPAMRRLSILTGDVFILVFSLDNRESFDEVKRLQKQILEVKSCLKNKTKESADLPMVICGNKNDHSEICRKVRSDEGENLVSSDENCAYFEVSAKKNTNVDEMFYVLFSMAKLPHEMSPALHRKISIQYGDTFQQKSFRMRRVKDMDAYGMISPFARRPSVNSDLKYIKSKVLREGQSREREKCTIQ